A single Klebsiella variicola DNA region contains:
- a CDS encoding energy-coupling factor ABC transporter transmembrane protein: MTGFDRLSYQSRWLQVAPERKFLLWLLLMVLAFTLPTWGQALTLALTAALTCWLLRVSFWRWCRWMALPFGFLLVGVLTIVFSVSRDPQMLLASLRLGAFSIGISAPGLAVAGETFWRSLAAMAATLWLVLNLPFPQLIILLKRGRVPRLLTEQILLTWRFIFILLDEAMAIHRAQTLRFGYGSVPQGYRSLAMLVGLLFTRVLLRYQQMSTALDIKLYQGDFHL; the protein is encoded by the coding sequence ATGACCGGGTTTGACCGACTCAGCTACCAGAGCCGCTGGTTGCAGGTGGCTCCAGAGCGGAAGTTTCTGCTCTGGCTGCTGCTGATGGTGCTGGCCTTTACGCTGCCGACGTGGGGCCAGGCGCTGACGCTGGCGCTGACCGCCGCGCTGACCTGCTGGCTGCTGCGGGTCTCATTCTGGCGCTGGTGCCGCTGGATGGCGCTACCCTTTGGCTTTTTGCTGGTCGGCGTGCTGACCATTGTGTTCAGCGTCAGCCGCGACCCGCAGATGCTGTTAGCGAGCTTGCGGCTGGGCGCTTTCTCGATAGGGATTTCCGCCCCGGGGCTGGCCGTGGCCGGGGAGACCTTCTGGCGCAGCCTGGCAGCGATGGCGGCCACGCTCTGGCTGGTGCTTAATCTGCCTTTCCCACAGCTGATTATCTTGCTCAAGCGCGGTCGCGTACCGCGACTGTTGACGGAGCAGATCCTGCTGACCTGGCGCTTCATTTTTATTCTGTTGGACGAGGCGATGGCGATTCACCGCGCGCAAACCCTACGTTTTGGCTATGGTAGCGTGCCGCAGGGCTATCGCTCGCTGGCGATGCTGGTGGGACTGCTGTTCACTCGCGTCCTCCTGCGCTATCAGCAGATGAGCACCGCGCTGGATATCAAATTGTACCAGGGTGATTTTCACCTCTAA
- a CDS encoding energy-coupling factor ABC transporter ATP-binding protein, translating to MLATTDLWFRYQDEPVLKGLTLDFSRHAVTGLVGANGCGKSTLFMNLSGLLRPQQGAVLWQGEALNYSKRGLLALRQQVATVFQDPDQQIFYTDIDSDIAFSLRNLGVAEEEIARRVDEALTLVDAQGFRQQPIQCLSHGQKKRVAIAGALVLQARYLLLDEPTAGLDPRGRAQMIAIIRRIVGQGRRVVISSHDIDLIYEVSDAVYVLRHGEVLAAGDPGEVFACAAIMAQAGLTQPWLVKLHSELGLPLCKTEAEFFQRMHNNAIGAIKEAS from the coding sequence ATGCTTGCCACAACCGATCTCTGGTTTCGCTATCAGGATGAGCCGGTACTTAAAGGGCTGACGCTGGATTTTTCCCGCCATGCGGTGACCGGCCTGGTGGGGGCCAACGGCTGCGGAAAGTCGACGCTGTTTATGAACCTGAGCGGCCTGCTGCGCCCGCAGCAGGGGGCGGTGCTGTGGCAGGGAGAGGCGCTGAATTACAGCAAGCGCGGTCTGCTGGCGCTGCGCCAGCAGGTGGCGACGGTGTTTCAGGATCCGGATCAGCAGATCTTCTATACCGATATCGACAGCGATATCGCTTTTAGCCTGCGTAATCTCGGGGTGGCGGAAGAGGAGATCGCCCGCCGGGTGGATGAAGCGTTGACCCTCGTTGATGCTCAGGGGTTTCGCCAGCAGCCGATCCAGTGTCTCAGCCATGGGCAGAAAAAACGGGTGGCGATCGCCGGGGCGCTGGTGCTGCAGGCGCGCTACCTGCTGCTTGACGAGCCCACCGCGGGCCTCGATCCCCGGGGGCGGGCGCAGATGATCGCCATCATCCGGCGCATTGTCGGGCAGGGGCGGCGCGTGGTGATCTCCAGCCACGATATCGATCTGATCTATGAGGTGAGCGACGCCGTTTACGTTCTGCGTCACGGCGAAGTGCTGGCCGCGGGGGATCCCGGCGAGGTATTTGCCTGCGCGGCGATCATGGCCCAGGCGGGATTGACGCAGCCGTGGCTGGTGAAACTTCATAGCGAACTGGGATTGCCGCTGTGTAAAACCGAAGCGGAGTTTTTTCAGCGGATGCACAACAACGCGATAGGCGCGATAAAGGAGGCGTCATGA